A single window of Ammospiza caudacuta isolate bAmmCau1 chromosome Z, bAmmCau1.pri, whole genome shotgun sequence DNA harbors:
- the CEP78 gene encoding centrosomal protein of 78 kDa, translating to MIESVKLRRQCMLDFFSYYEHLCELQGSLPLKAVKANVTRDAIDLIVDHIKATDWAPLLDALRHNKTLASIKIRSLHQHGLEESGVERYKTYFRRRIPATLPKDLTGQLCKAVKGCLSISDVLKHLELQGLLLRERDLALLTKGLATASSLENVSLAHCPIGDGGLETICQSIKNIATIRFLNFTACSLTWRGAEHIANLLKHQAIRRHGQAWADSLRYRRPDLEYMTGLRRITLNCNMLVGDRGASAFADCLGEDLWLKALDLQQCGISNEGARSLLDALQTNTTLVVLDVRKNPLIGHGLMKKIIERVLKNGSSADSEFKWLMSPSSKDALKTKPKKRTIVLGSGRKGKATIRIVIWKQRGLSSKKSVSPGKKNFTVRESYSPKPLPPGTKGFLPWRTAERAKRYRGRAADCAGELPLKIQTAVPVKVTLERASTSETEDTEDLEDVIQQTGLLKSLDDKTDVAQYQQLQLELEECMEKLKEEQKARVKAEERLLELEIENARLRSLNISLSEVLHAQSVTNMILEDEGVLGSIENSFQKFHAFLDLLKDAGLGQLAVLAGIDQSDFGILGHPQMNATLSKPVNVVKEKSFEEERQEHTENNKNKGGDIQLPLPGTFQSQMAVNNAFSSLKEKREHQAVGQQYQPGLWRENEAQTINQNKENKPRSSTPVLSERRVKQNEQAKGHHSARQLATGLHSFADSSVQIRSDDSRISNGISGEKSKNYSSKKHVPLVNETAAPSNGVRGDKSRLQIVNVSSGTDTVGSVSEIQESISSVNSI from the exons ATGATTGAGTCAGTCAAATTAAGAAGACAGTGCATGCTGGATTTCTTCTCATATTATGAACATCTTTGTGAACTTCAAGGCTCTCTCCCTCTGAAAGCTGTGAAGGCTAACGTGACTCGTGATGCTATTGATCTCATTGTGGATCACATCAAAGCTACTGATTGGGCACCACTTCTGGATGCTCTCAGGCATAATAAGACTTTGGCTTCTATTAAAATAAGAAGTTTACATCAACATGGTCTTGAAGAATCAG GTGTTGAAAGATACAAAACTTACTTTAGAAGGAGAATTCCAGCAACTCTGCCAAAAGACTTGACTGGCCAACTATgcaaagctgtgaaaggctgTCTCAGTATATCAGATGTACTAAAACATTTAGAACTGCAGGGTTTGCTTCTGAGGGAAAGAGACCTAGCACTTTTAACTAAG GGCTTGGCCACAGCTTCATCTTTGGAAAATGTCTCTTTAGCCCACTGTCCAATTGGAGATGGAGGGTTGGAAA caATCTGTCAGAGTATAAAGAATATAGCTACTATCAGATTTCTTAACTTCACAGCATGTAGCCTCACGTGGCGAGGGGCAGAACATATAGCCAATTTATTAAAG CACCAGGCAATAAGAAGACATGGTCAAGCTTGGGCTGACAGCCTACGTTACAGGAGACCTGACCTTGAATATATGACAGGTTTGAGGCGGATTACTTTGAACTGCAACATGCTTGTTGGAGATAGAGGAGCAAGTGCCTTTGCGGACTGTCTAGGAGAGGACCTTTGGCTAAAAG CACTTGATTTGCAGCAGTGCGGAATATCCAATGAAGGAGCAAGGTCATTATTAGATGCTCTTCAAACTAACACAACATTAGTGGTACTTGACGTAAGAAAAAATCCATTAATTG GTCATGGTCTAATGAAAAAGATAATTGAAAGAGTTCTCAAGAATGGAAGCAGTGCTGACTCAGAG TTTAAGTGGCTGATGTCTCCGTCTTCCAAAGATGCTTTGAAAACTAAGCCAAAGAAAAGAACTATTGTCCTAGGAAGTGGTCGGAAAGGAAAAGCTACTATTCGGATTG TTATCTGGAAGCAGAGAG GATTATCATCTAAAAAATCTGTAAGTCCTGGGAAGAAAAATTTTACTGTGAGAGAGAGTTACTCACCAAAACCACTACCACCAGGCACAAAGGGCTTCCTTCCTTGGCGGACTGCAGAACGTGCAAAGAGATACAG AGGCAGGGCAGCGGATTGTGCTGGGGAATTGCCACTGAAGATTCAG ACAGCTGTACCTGTGAAAGTGACACTAGAACGTGCTTCTACATCTGAAACTGAAGACACAGAAGATTTAGAGGACGTTATCCAGCAGACTGGTTTGTTGAAATCATTAGATGATAAGACTGATGTAGCACAATATCAACAGTTACAG TTGGAGCTGGAAGAATGCATGGAAAAACTAAAGGAAGAACAGAAAGCTAGAGTAAAGGCTGAGGAACGATTACTAGAG CTGGAAATTGAAAATGCAAGATTAAGGAGTCTAAATATCTCCCTATCCGAGGTTCTTCATGCACAGTCAGTAACCAACATGATTTTGGAAGATGAAGGTGTTCTAGGCAGCATTGAGAACTCTTTTCAAAAGTTTCATGCTTTTTTAGACCTCCTTAAAGATGCTGG GCTTGGACAGCTTGCTGTATTAGCTGGGATAGACCAATCAGATTTTGGTATTTTGGGGCATCCACAAATGAATGCTACTCTCAGTAAGCCTGTGAACGTGGTAAAGGAGAAGTCTTTTGAAGAAGAAAGACAGGAACATACTGAGAATAACAAA AACAAAGGTGGAGACATCCAACTTCCTCTTCCTGGCACATTTCAATCCCAGATGGCTGTGAATAATGCCTTTTCATCActtaaagaaaagagagaacaTCAGGCTGTTGGACAGCAGTACCAGCCAGGTTTGTGGAGAGAAAATGAAGCTCAAACAATTAACCAAAATAAAGAGAATAAGCCTCGAAGTAGTACTCCAGTATTATCTGAGAGAAGAGTCAAACAAAATGAACAAGCAAAAGGACATCACTCGGCAAGGCAGTTGGCTACTGGTCTGCATTCATTTGCTGATTCCAGTGTACAAATTAGAAGTGATGATAGCAGAATATCCAATGGTATTTCTggtgaaaaaagcaaaaattattcCTCTAAGAAACACGTTCCTCTAGTAAATGAAACAGCAGCTCCAAGTAACGGAGTGAGAGGAGACAAAAGTAGACTGCAGATAGTAAATGTTAGCTCTGGAACTGATACTGTAGGATCtgtctctgaaatacaggaaagTATATCAAGTGTTAACAGCATTTGA
- the PSAT1 gene encoding phosphoserine aminotransferase gives MAATEGGRQVANFGAGPAKLPRSVLLEAQKELVDYKGLGISVLEMSHRSSDFTRILNTTENLMRELLNIPDNYKVIFLQGGGSAQFSAVPLNLIGLKEARQADYVVTGGWSAKAAKEAEKYAKVNIVHPKLGAYTSIPDPSTWNLNPDASYVYYCANETVHGVEFDFVPDVKGAVLVCDMSSNFLSKPVDVSKFGVIFAGAQKNVGCAGVTVVIVREDLLGFALKECPVVLDYKTQAANSSLYNTPPCYSIYIMGLVLEWIKNNGGAAAMDKHSLIKSRMIYDIIDKSNGFYSCPVERKSRSRMNVPFRIGSAKGDEALEKKFLEKAVELNMISLKGHRSVGGIRASLYNAVTVEDVQKLATFMRSFMQMHQS, from the exons ATGGCAGCGACGGAGGGCGGGCGGCAGGTCGCGAACTTCGGCGCCGGGCCGGCGAAGCTGCCGCGCTCC gTGTTATTAGAAGCACAGAAAGAATTGGTGGACTACAAAGGACTTGGTATAAGTGTTCTTG AAATGAGCCATCGGTCTTCAGATTTCACAAGAATTCTAAATACAACTGAAAATCTCATGCGCGAATTGCT AAATATACCGGACAACTACAAAGTTATTTTCCTTCAAGGAGGTGGTTCTGCTCAGTTCAGTGCAGTCCCGCTTAACCTTATTGGTTTAAAGGAGGCAAGACAGGCAGATTATGTGGTTACTGGAGGCTGGTCAGCAAAAGCAGCTAAAGAAGCAGAGAAGTATGCCAAAGTAAATATTGTTCATCCCAAACTAGGAGCCTATACAA GCATTCCTGACCCAAGCACTTGGAATCTTAATCCGGATGCATCTTATGTGTATTATTGTGCTAATGAAACTGTTCATGGTGTGGAGTTTGACTTTGTACCTGATGTCAAAGGAGCAGTCTTGGTTTGTGATATGTCATCAAACTTCCTGTCCAAACCTGTGGATGTTTCCAAG TTTGGTGTGATTTTCGCTGGTGCTCAGAAGAATGTTGGCTGTGCTGGAGTTACTGTTGTAATAGTACGTGAGGACTTGCTGGGATTTGCACTGAAGGAATGCCCTGTTGTACTGGATTACAAAACACAGGCAGCAAATAGCTCATTGTATAACACTCCACCATGCTACAG TATTTATATCATGGGATTGGTACTGGAATGGATAAAGAATAATGGTGGAGCTGCAGCTATGGATAAACACAGTTTAATCAAGTCACGGATGATTTATGATATTATAGACAAATCTAATGGATTTTATTC ATGTCCGGTGGAGAGAAAGAGCCGAAGCAGAATGAATGTACCTTTCCGCATTGGCAGTGCCAAGGGCGATGAAGCCCTGGAAAAGAAATTCCTTGAGAAGGCTGTGGAACTTAACATGATATCTCTGAAAGGACATCG GTCTGTGGGAGGAATCCGTGCCTCTTTATATAATGCAGTGACTGTAGAAGATGTTCAGAAGCTTGCAACATTCATGAGAAGCTTCATGCAGATGCATCAGTCATAA